GAGACGCCATGGATCTCGCAGCCGGTCTGAGGGGCCGCCACGTCCTCGTCACCGGGGCCTCGAGCGGCCTCGGCGACCACTTCGCCCGGCTCTGCGCGGGGTGCGGCGCCGCCGTCACGGTGGCGGCGCGGCGCAAGGAGAAGCTCGACGCCCTGGTGGGCGAGCTGCGCGAGGCCGGCGCTCCGCAAGCTCGCGCCGTCGCCCTCGACGTCGCCGACCCGGACTCGATCGCCGCCGCCTTCGCGAGCCTGCACGCCCTGCCGGACGTGGTGGTCAACAATGCCGGCATCGCCGAGGGCGGAGCGGCGATCGACCTCGACCTCGCGGCCTTCGACCGGGTGATCGACACGAATCTCCGCGGGGTCTGGGCGGTCTCGACCACGGCCGCCCGGGCCTGGCGCGACGCGGGGCGCGGCGGCGTGATCGTCAACGTCGCGTCGATCCTCGGCCTGCGGGTCGCCGGCGGCGTCGGGCCCTACACGGTCTCGAAGGCCGGCGTGGTGCAGATGACCCAGGCGCTCGGCCTCGAATGGGCCCGCTACGGCATCCGCGTCAACGCGCTGGCGCCGGGCTACATCGGCACCGACATCAACCGCGAGTTCTTCGAGACGCCGCCCGGCCAGGCGATGCTCAAGCGCATCCCGATGCGCCGCCTCGGCCGGCCGGAGGATCTCGACGGCGCCTTCCTGCTGCTCGCCGGCGACGCGTCGGGCTGGATGACCGGGGCGACGCTCCCGGTCGATGGCGGCCACCTCGTCTCGGGGCTGTGACCGTCATCCTGTCGCCGATCGCGTACCCTACCGCAGCGCCTGCGAACGGATCCGTCCGAAGGCGCTGGCTCAGCCCGAACGGGCGTCGGCGCTGATGCGCCGGACGCCCCGGCATCGACGGGCCGACGCCGGGGCGCGAGGGTGTCAGTCGGTCAGCCGGACCTGCGCGAAGGTGTTGAACAGCGTCGCCATCGCGTCGCCGATCGAGCCGGACTTGCCGGCCGTCATGTAGAAGTCCTTGCTGGTCGCGCAGGCGGTCAGCTGGGACGGGATGTCGTCGCGGCGCGTGCCCCGGCCGCCGACCTGGCTCGGCTGGCCCAGGGTGGCGTTGTAGCCCCAGTCCCAGGGCATCGCCAGGTAGGGCGTGTAGATCACGCCGACCGAGACCGGCAGCTTGGCGGAGCCGCCCGGAGCCTTGAGGGCCGCGCATTGCGCCGGATCGAACGGGGTGACGAGGGCGCGCTTGGGCTCGTCCCAGGTCCAGGACCGTCCCGGATCGGCGACGCCGTCGGTCGCCAGGATCACGAGCTTCTTCGGGGTGGTGATGCCGTCGCCGCTCGTGCCGACCGCCCTGGTGAAGTCCGGCATGATGGTGCCGAACAGCGTCGCGCCGTCGCTCTCGCCCGAGGCGCTCGGCGCCTTCGGCAGGTTGCCGGCCACCTGCGACAGGTCGCTGGTCAGGTCGAGCACCTTGGTGAGCGCCGTGCTGAACGCGTAGATCGAGATCCGCATCCGCTTGCTGACCGCGTCCTGCTTGCGCAGCCAGCCGACGAAGTCGAGGATCCCCTGGTTCATCTCGTCGAGGCGTAAGGTAATGCCGTTCGCCTTGGCCCAAAGGTAGCTGTCCTTGCCGCTGTTCTTGACGGCGACGCCGTCGTGGCAGGCGAAGGCGCAGTTCAGGTTGGCCTGGAGCGCGTTGATGTCGGCGGTCGTCGCGCCCAGCGCCATCGAGCCCGACACGTCGATCAGCAGGTAGACGTCGATCAGCGGCGACAGGTCGACGCTGGACTTGGCGACGCCGGAATACGGGATCGCCTTGGTGCCGGCGAGGCCCATGAGCGTCGTCTTGGTCGAGGCGGCGTAGCTGCCCGAGACGGTGACGCCGCGCCCGGCGAGGGCGACGTCGAACCGCGCCTGCGGGGCGTTGGCGGCGGCGGACGCGAAGCTGGTGAAGACCTCCGCGGCCGCCGCCGCCCCGGCCTGGCGGAGCTCCGCGTCGGTCTTCCCCTTGGCATCCGCGGCCTTGACCGCCTGGGCGCCCGCCAGCACCGCGGCGTCGAGGGCCGCGTCCAGGCGCGCCTCGTCCTTGCGGGCCCGGGCGTAATCGACGCCCGCGCCCGCGAGCGCCAGCAGCACGAAGCTCGTCAGGGCCGTCAGGATCGCGACGTTGCCCCCGCGGTCGTGCCGGAGGGCCGAGATCGTCCGCGGACGAGGCATGGGGGGCAGGGGAGCGGGCATGACGGTGGACCGGAGGAGGTCTGTCCGTCATCCCACGTCGATTGTTTCCCCGGGGTAAATCCGTTTCCTGAATGCACGGGCGTTCAGCCCGTCGGGTAGGTGATGAACTCGAGCAGCGAGCCGTCCGGATCGCGGAAGTAGACGCTGATCCCGTCCCCGACGGCGCCGTGGCGCGGGACGGGCCCCAGCTCGACCGGCACGCCGTGGCGCTCGAGATGGGCCGCAGCCTCCTCGATCGCCCCGTGCCAGCGGAAGCAGAGGTCGCTGTTGCCGGGGGCCACCGGCAGCCGGGCCCGGGGCTCGCCAATCTGGCCCGGCCCGTGGCAGTTCAGCTGCACGCCGCCGAAGCGGTAGGCGTAGCCCCGGCCGACCGGGATCACCTCGGCCCCGAGGACGTCGCGGTAGAAGGCGGTGGAGCGCTCCCAGTCCGAGACGTGGATGACGCAGTGGTCGAGGTGGATTGCCGGGCGCAAAACCGCCTCCGGCGGCCCGGTCACGATTTCGGGCAGGTTCTCGGTCTCCGGCATCGTGGATCTTCCCCAAGGATGTCCGGAGTGGGAATCCGGGCGGCGCTCCGGAGGTTCCGGTCCGGCGCCCGTCACTGGACCCGTCACTGGGCCAGGCGAACCGGCTGGTCCTTCGGCGGGCCGACGCCGGCCGGCACCGGCACGCTCGAGCCGCCGTAGTTGGAGTTGATGAAGAGGTTGGCGCTGCCCATCGTCCGGATCGTGCGCGCCACCACCACCGTCCAGGGCGACTGGTCGGCGACCCGGTTGTTGTTGCCGTTCACGGTCAGGCTCGCGTTCGGCAGGTAGACCGTGCCGAGGAGCCTGCGGGCGTTGCTGGTCGAGATCTCGACGTCGCCGAAATAGCTCCGGTCGGTGATCAGCACGAAACCCGCATAGGGCCCGCTCTTTCGGCCCTCGAGCTGCAGCACGGCATTGCCGG
The sequence above is drawn from the Methylobacterium terrae genome and encodes:
- a CDS encoding SDR family NAD(P)-dependent oxidoreductase; translated protein: MDLAAGLRGRHVLVTGASSGLGDHFARLCAGCGAAVTVAARRKEKLDALVGELREAGAPQARAVALDVADPDSIAAAFASLHALPDVVVNNAGIAEGGAAIDLDLAAFDRVIDTNLRGVWAVSTTAARAWRDAGRGGVIVNVASILGLRVAGGVGPYTVSKAGVVQMTQALGLEWARYGIRVNALAPGYIGTDINREFFETPPGQAMLKRIPMRRLGRPEDLDGAFLLLAGDASGWMTGATLPVDGGHLVSGL
- a CDS encoding pilus assembly protein encodes the protein MPRPRTISALRHDRGGNVAILTALTSFVLLALAGAGVDYARARKDEARLDAALDAAVLAGAQAVKAADAKGKTDAELRQAGAAAAAEVFTSFASAAANAPQARFDVALAGRGVTVSGSYAASTKTTLMGLAGTKAIPYSGVAKSSVDLSPLIDVYLLIDVSGSMALGATTADINALQANLNCAFACHDGVAVKNSGKDSYLWAKANGITLRLDEMNQGILDFVGWLRKQDAVSKRMRISIYAFSTALTKVLDLTSDLSQVAGNLPKAPSASGESDGATLFGTIMPDFTRAVGTSGDGITTPKKLVILATDGVADPGRSWTWDEPKRALVTPFDPAQCAALKAPGGSAKLPVSVGVIYTPYLAMPWDWGYNATLGQPSQVGGRGTRRDDIPSQLTACATSKDFYMTAGKSGSIGDAMATLFNTFAQVRLTD
- a CDS encoding VOC family protein — encoded protein: MPETENLPEIVTGPPEAVLRPAIHLDHCVIHVSDWERSTAFYRDVLGAEVIPVGRGYAYRFGGVQLNCHGPGQIGEPRARLPVAPGNSDLCFRWHGAIEEAAAHLERHGVPVELGPVPRHGAVGDGISVYFRDPDGSLLEFITYPTG